The Porphyrobacter sp. LM 6 sequence GCGACCGGCGAGCCAGCCCGCAAGGCCGAGACCCATCGCAATCAAAATCAGCGTGATCGGCGACATGACGTAGACCTGTTGTTCCTGCAGGGAGTGTTTAGCCCCGGATGACCTGGATCAGCCCCTGCGCCCCGGCCCCTATGCCATGCAGGGCGCATGTTGAAGAAATAAGACACTATTGTGACAGCTATTGTGTTTCCTGCTTGCGGCCAGTTTCCCCGTCGATCTGCCCGGCGGCGCTTTTGACCTCGCTCTCGCGTTCCGCAAGCGGAATCCGCACCGTCACGCGCGTGCCTTTGCCCAACTCGCTGGCAATGTCGAGCCGTCCGCGATGGCGTTCCACGATATGCTTGACGATTGCGAGGCCGAGGCCGGTGCCGCCAGAGGCACGGCTGCGGCCGGGATCGGTGCGGTAGAAGCGCCGGGTGAGGTGCGGAAGGTGCTCCTGCGCGATGCCTTCGCCCTGATCGGACACGGCAATCCGCGCCATATCAGCCTGCGCCAGATCAAGCGTCACCGTGACCGGCGTATCGGCAGCGCCATATTTGAGCGCGTTATCGACCAGGTTGCGCACCACCTGTTCGAGCTGCTGGGCATCGCCCGTCACATGGGGGCGCTCGGCGAGCTGGAGATCGAGCCGTTCGGTCCGCTCCGGCCCCGCCGCATCGCGCGCAGCACGCTCGACCAGATTGCCCAGATCGATCACTTCGGTTGGCAGATCGTGCTTTTCCGCCTCGACCCGCGACAGGCTCATCAGGTCGCTCACCAGCGCGTGCAGCCGCTGCGCCTCGCGTTCGATGATGCCGAGGAACTTGCGCGCAGTCGGCGTGTCGAGCGTGCCGTCGCCTTCGTTGAGCGTTTCGACATAGCCGAGGATCGCCGCCAGCGGGGTGCGCAGTTCGTGGCTGGCATTGGCGACGAAATCGGTATGCGCGCGGCTGATATCGGCCTCGGCGGTCTGATTGATGAATTCGAGCATCGCCAGCCGCTCGTCGATCATCTGGCGGTTGATCTGCCAGATATCGCCGCGCCGCACGAGGCCGCGCACGATCGCCTCGGTCTGGCCGTCGTCGTTGAGCAGGGCAATCGCCTCGGGCTGGCGCAGCGCGACACGCGCATCCTGGCCGACAACGTGCGGCCCCAGCATCCGCCGCGCGGCGGCATTGGCAATCGCGATGGCGCCGCGCTCTGTAATCAGCAGCGGCATGGTCGAATTTTCGACCAGATCACGAATCGAATCGAGCGAAACCGGCGGCTTGATACGGGACTTGGGCGGTTCGGGCGGCCGACCCGAGGCGACCAGCAGCGAGCCGATCCACACCACCACCACGGCAAGCGCGATGACAGCATCAACGCCCAGCGCGAGCATCGCCAAAAAGGTCACCACCGCAAGCGAGATGCCGGCGATCGGGATGTTCTGGCCGTTGCCCATGGGCGAGGCCTTTACAGCCTGTTCGGCAGGGTGGGAAGCGGGCCGAGCGGCTGCTTCACGGGTTTCAGCCAAGAAAAAAGGCGGCAAGGCCGAAGCCTGCCGCCTTTTTCGTTCGCCACCGTGAAGTGGTGACCCCTACGGGAATCGAACCCGTGTTTCAGCCGTGAAAGGGCCGCGTCCTAACCGCTAGACGAAGGGGCCGTCGCGATTGCGAGAGCGCGCAACTAGGGGCGTGAATCGCATCGGTCAAGCCCCGTTTGCGCGGGCTGCGGCAAAAATCGCCTGCCCCCGCGTCAATCGGCGAAAGCGGCATCCTCAAGCTGCAATTCGGCGGCAGGACGG is a genomic window containing:
- a CDS encoding sensor histidine kinase, producing MAETREAAARPASHPAEQAVKASPMGNGQNIPIAGISLAVVTFLAMLALGVDAVIALAVVVVWIGSLLVASGRPPEPPKSRIKPPVSLDSIRDLVENSTMPLLITERGAIAIANAAARRMLGPHVVGQDARVALRQPEAIALLNDDGQTEAIVRGLVRRGDIWQINRQMIDERLAMLEFINQTAEADISRAHTDFVANASHELRTPLAAILGYVETLNEGDGTLDTPTARKFLGIIEREAQRLHALVSDLMSLSRVEAEKHDLPTEVIDLGNLVERAARDAAGPERTERLDLQLAERPHVTGDAQQLEQVVRNLVDNALKYGAADTPVTVTLDLAQADMARIAVSDQGEGIAQEHLPHLTRRFYRTDPGRSRASGGTGLGLAIVKHIVERHRGRLDIASELGKGTRVTVRIPLAERESEVKSAAGQIDGETGRKQETQ